Proteins from a genomic interval of Musa acuminata AAA Group cultivar baxijiao chromosome BXJ1-9, Cavendish_Baxijiao_AAA, whole genome shotgun sequence:
- the LOC135593212 gene encoding uncharacterized protein LOC135593212 isoform X2, which translates to MEIAAFGSHGSVRILWNSHSSIDKPNWICHSNSAWKRIIFPKAWVSQAQKGSLLKRLKASERTADLTSNVAASENSSQGPLEKKAVWKSTFPNGFEELVLTVCDETSIAELSMKVGTFRIGTTLKGKKQPPCCEVGDMIKEGQAIGFLDQFGNELPIRSNVAGEVLKILCKDGEAVGYGDALIAVLPFFAGIE; encoded by the exons ATGGAAATCGCTGCCTTCGGTTCACACG GTTCCGTTCGGATACTTTGGAATTCACATTCTTCTATTGATAAGCCTAATTGGATTTGCCATTCCAATAGTGCATGGAAAAGAATTATCTTTCCCAAAGCTTGGGTCAGTCAGGCACAAAAGGGGTCTTTGCTAAAAAGACTGAAGGCCTCAGAAAGAACTGCAGATTTGACATCTAATG TAGCTGCTTCAGAAAATAGTTCGCAAGGCCCTTTAGAGAAGAAAGCTGTTTGGAAATCCACTTTTCCTAATGGGTTTGAG GAATTGGTCCTAACAGTCTGTGATGAAACTAGCATTGCGGAGCTTTCTATGAAG GTGGGAACGTTTCGAATTGGAACAACACTCAAGGGAAAGAAGCAACCTCCATGCTGTGAAGTG GGTGACATGATCAAAGAAGGGCAGGCCATTGGCTTCTTGGATCAGTTTGGAAATGAGCTGCCTATTAGG TCCAATGTAGCTGGAGAAGTCCTAAAGATCCTATGCAAGGATGGAG AAGCAGTTGGCTACGGTGATGCGCTCATTGCTGTCTTGCCTTTCTTTGCCGGAATAGAATGA
- the LOC135593212 gene encoding uncharacterized protein LOC135593212 isoform X1, translating to MEIAAFGSHGSVRILWNSHSSIDKPNWICHSNSAWKRIIFPKAWVSQAQKGSLLKRLKASERTADLTSNVAASENSSQGPLEKKAVWKSTFPNGFEELVLTVCDETSIAELSMKVGNFEMHLKRDIGISEALTSTISTIVSPTTAPPIPSEPMCVSTIAPAQQDVPKEPVLPETSPFSDIYSSKALKLAALGASSSNAYVLISSPSVGTFRIGTTLKGKKQPPCCEVGDMIKEGQAIGFLDQFGNELPIRSNVAGEVLKILCKDGEAVGYGDALIAVLPFFAGIE from the exons ATGGAAATCGCTGCCTTCGGTTCACACG GTTCCGTTCGGATACTTTGGAATTCACATTCTTCTATTGATAAGCCTAATTGGATTTGCCATTCCAATAGTGCATGGAAAAGAATTATCTTTCCCAAAGCTTGGGTCAGTCAGGCACAAAAGGGGTCTTTGCTAAAAAGACTGAAGGCCTCAGAAAGAACTGCAGATTTGACATCTAATG TAGCTGCTTCAGAAAATAGTTCGCAAGGCCCTTTAGAGAAGAAAGCTGTTTGGAAATCCACTTTTCCTAATGGGTTTGAG GAATTGGTCCTAACAGTCTGTGATGAAACTAGCATTGCGGAGCTTTCTATGAAG GTTGGCAACTTTGAAATGCATCTGAAAAGAGACATTGGAATATCAGAAGCTTTAACTTCTACTATATCTACGATTGTCTCACCTACTACAGCACCACCAATTCCAAGTGAGCCAATGTGTGTGTCAACTATTGCCCCTGCCCAACAAGACGTTCCAAAGGAACCTGTTCTACCAGAAACAAGTCCATTTTCAGACATCTATTCTTCAAAGGCGTTAAAACTTGCAGCTCTGGGAGCCTCCAGTTCAAATGCATATGTTCTAATATCATCTCCTTCG GTGGGAACGTTTCGAATTGGAACAACACTCAAGGGAAAGAAGCAACCTCCATGCTGTGAAGTG GGTGACATGATCAAAGAAGGGCAGGCCATTGGCTTCTTGGATCAGTTTGGAAATGAGCTGCCTATTAGG TCCAATGTAGCTGGAGAAGTCCTAAAGATCCTATGCAAGGATGGAG AAGCAGTTGGCTACGGTGATGCGCTCATTGCTGTCTTGCCTTTCTTTGCCGGAATAGAATGA